The window GCCGTCTAATTTCCCTTTATTGATATAATTCTTCACTAGCCTATCTTCAAGACTATGATAACTCATTACAACCAATCTCCCACCTGGTTTTATTACTTCTTCCATTTGAAGTAGAACCTCCTCTAAAGCCTTCAATTCTTCATTCACTTCAATTCTTAAGGCTTGAAATACCTGAGCATAATATTTATTCTCTCTACCTCTTTTGGCAAATTTCTCCAAAACAGCTTTAAGCTCTCCTATGGTATTAATGGGATTATTATTTCTGGCTGAAACTATAGCAGCTGCTAAAGTTTTTGCATTTCTAACCTCACCATATAGCCCAAAAATTTTATGTAAGTCTGCTTCACTGTATTCATTAATGACCTGTTTGGCAGATAATGAAGCATTTTGATCCATTCTCATATCCAATTCAGCGTCAAAACGAGTAGAAAATCCTCTTTCTGCTTTATTAAACTGATGGGAAGAAACTCCCAAATCAGCTAAAACTCCATCGAGCTGTTTAACTCCATACAGTTTTAAATACTTCTTAATATATCTGAAATTTGCTTGAACAAATTCAAAGCCTGGATGATCAATGGTCTCAGCATTTGCTTCAGCATCTTGATCTTGATCGAAGCTGAATAACCTACCATCGGTTAACTTCTCTAAAATTGCTTTAGTATGTCCGCCTCCGCCAAAAGTTAAATCGGCATAAACTCCAGATGGCTTTATAGCCAATCCATCCAGACATTGCTGTAACATAACCGGTTCGTGATATTCGCTCATATTGATTAAGATTCAAAAAGGTGTTTCTCAGCTAATTCAGAAAATTCTTTCTGGTCCTTAATCAGGTAATCATCATATTTAGATGGTTCCCATATTTCAACTCGATTTCCCATCCCCACAACAATTGACTCCTTTTGAAGTCCAGCAAAGGACATCATATTTTTAGGAATCAAAATTCTTCCTGCACTATCAAGTTCCACGATTGCATTGCCCCTAAAGAAATTACGCTGAAGATTTCTGTATTCAGCATTAAATTCATTCAAGCCAGCGATTTTAGAAAATATCTTTTTGTATTCAAGCATAGGATATAATACCAAACATGGTTCAAATCCTCTGCGCACGACAAGCTCATCACCGCTTCCCTCTGGAAGGCTGTTTTTGATCTTGGCTGGCAAGACCATTCGCCCTTTGGCGTCTAGCTTACAATCATATTCACCGGTGAAGAATGCCATGCTTACATTTTACACAATTTCTTATATGCAAAGCTAAAACAATATGCGACATTTCATACCACTTTCCCCCACTTTTTTACACTTTTCTTCAAAAGATTACATTTTCATCCCCAAATTTTAAAAGAAAATATAGCTTAAAAGCATTTTAAGGCCAGGAAATAAAAAATTAGAAGTGAAATTTCAAGAGGTATTAATATGACATAAGATACTGATAACCAGAATAATAAGACTGGATATAATTATTGAAAGATTAGAAGGTAAAGGATTGTAAATCAGAGAGAAGTGAAAATTATTAATTATTTCAGCACGTGTAATATTTGAAATTAAGAATTTTTCAGAAAAAGTGATTTTCATCTCAATAAGGATAGAATTTCGGCTCTATCCGCATCTAATTCTGGTGGTGGGGGAAGGTGGGAGATTTTTTCCATAAATTGAATTTCCCCCACAAAATGTCTTAATCCGTGGGGGTTTTCACCTTCTTGAAAAATCATTTCGGAAGCTTCTTTTGTTTCAAAAACTTCATCAATCGATTTCAAAACTCCAGCGGGTACATTTGCTGAATTTAGTTGATGAATCAATTCTTCAGCCAGAATATTTTCAGCTTTTTCTAAAAGATATTGATTTATGATTTCCCTATTTTGAACGCGCTCAGAATTCGATTTAAACCGCTGATCATCAACAATATTTCCCAATCCTAAAACCTTACAGAGGTTCCTGAATTGTTTATCCGTTCCAACGGCCAAAAGTATTTCTTTTTGGTTTTTCGTTCTTAACACTGTTCCATAAGGAGCAATATTAGGATGCTCTGTCCCCATCTTTGTTGGAATATGTTTAGCAACCAGATAATTCGTAGCTTGATTTACCAAGGCTGATACAGCTGATTCAAATAAAGAAACGGAAACTTTTGAACCCACCCCATTTTTTAAAAGGTTTATATAGGCCAGTAAAATTGCTTCTTTAAGCTGATGAGCTGCTAATACATCCACAAGGGCAACCGGCATCTTTAAGGATTTCCCACCAGGTTCACCATTCATCTTCATAAATCCACTTTCTGCCTGAATTATAGCATCATAACCTACCCTTTTATCATGCTCACCATAACCAGTAATTTGACCATATATAATTTTTGGATTTAATAATTTTAAGGATTCAAAATCAACTTTAAGCTTTTGGGCATCACCTGACTTATAACTTGCAATCACTACATCTGAGATCTTTACAAGTTCATAAAATATAGATAAATCCTCCTGATTCGATAGATCTAAAGCAATGGATTTTTTACCGCAATTCGCTGAAGAAAAATAAGCAGACACAGAGCTTTCCTTTTCTTCATTCTTTAATTTCCAAGATCGCGTTACATCTCCGCAACTTTTGGGGTTTTCGATTTTGATTACTTCAGCCCCCAACTCAGCAAAAAACTGACCTACAGATGGGCCTGCAAGCACATTTGCTAGTTCTAAAACTCTCAATTCTTTAAAAATACCCTCCATAAAACATTAGATCATTACGATTCTAAACTTCTGTTAACTTCCATTTACCTCTCTTAAACCAAATAATTGAAATAATGGCAAGAAGAGCGAAAGCCGAAACAATCCCAATATAGACACCATTTGAACCATAACCCATTTGATTTGCTATATAATAAGCCAAAGGAATTTGAAATAGCCAAAAACATACAAAATTGATGATAGTTGGCGTTTTGGTGTCTCCTGCACCGTTGAAAGCATGACTCAACACCATTCCGTAAGCAAAAAAGATGTAGCCAAAGCAAATGAATCGAACTGCTTTAATGGCTTCAGCTTTTACTGCTGCTACATCTGTAAAAATTCCAACGATTTCATTTGAAAAGATGAAAAACACTAAAGAAACTGTAAATAGGAAAATCACATTATAACGAGCAGCGAGCCAAACTGACTTCTCTGCTCTTTCGGGAAATTTAGCCCCCAAGTTTTGACCCACTAAAGTTGCTCCTGCATTACTGATTCCGAAGGAGGGCAGTATGGTAAAAATAATAATGCGGAGTGCAATGGTATAACCTGCTAAAACTTCACTGCCAAAATTTGAAATGATTCTAACCAAAAATATCCAACTGGCGGATTCAATTAAAAATTGCCCTACCCCACCCGAAGCAATTTTCACTATTCTTTTTATAATAGAAAAATCAGGTTTTAAATGATGAAAAGAAACGCTTATTACTCCTGTTCCTTTCAATAAATGATAAAGTTGATACAAGACTCCAATACTTCTACCTATGGCCGTGGCAATTGCAGCTCCAGTAACTCCCATTTCTGGGATTGGTCCAAATCCAAAAATGAATATTGGATCCAATATCATGTTTAAAATATTGCTCACCCATAAAGCACGCATTGCAATGGATGCGTTTCCAGCACCTCTAAAAATTCCATTTATTAAGAATAGCAGCATAATAGTTCCATTACTGGCAAATAGAATTTTAGTATACCATTTCCCTTCTTGGATTAAAGCCTCAGAACCTCCCATCAATCGTAATATATCTTCCCCGAAAATGAAGCCTGAAACACTTAAAATAATAGAAATAAACACAGTTACAATTATCGCTTGTACTGATGTATGAGCGGCTTCTTTGTTTTTCTTTTCCCCTATTCTTCTTGCAACCATAGCAGTTGCAGCCATACTAAGCCCAATACCTAATGAATAAACTATTGTGATCACGGACTCGGTTAAACCTACAGTTGCTACAGCATTAGTGCCAACTTGAGCAACAAAAAATACATCAACCACTGCAAAAAGTGATTCCATAACCATTTCCAGAACCATAGGAACGGCCAATAAAATTATAGCTCTGCTAATCTTTATATTGGTTAAGTCTTCATTTGTTCCTTTTATGGCATATTGAAGGAAAACAATATATCTCTTAATTCTTTGTAGCATAATTATAGATGAAAATGCAAAGTAAATCTATTCTCAACTTAAGTTGACAACTTATACGCCTTTTTTCAGAGAACTGTATATCAAAACATTAAATGAAAGTGGCGGTTATTGATGAACTAAACTAAAGACTATGGAAAAGATTAAAACTAGAATTAAAAAAGGCTCCTTAACCGAAGAAAGAAGAGACTTTCTTAAAAAAGCAGGTGGTTTTGCTGTAATGAGCATGTTTGGATTATCATTTTTCACTTCATGTAGTGATGAAAATGACCCCACTCCTGACAATAATTCTTCTAATCCAACTGATGGTGGAAATACAACAGAAGGAATTCAAATTGATGGAAACACAATAACAATTGATTTAACTGTAATAGATGAATTAAATTCAAATGGTGGTTGGGTACTGATTGAAGAAGCCCAAACTTTAGTGGTTAATGATGGTGAAATTAAAGCCTTAACTTCTGTTTGCACTCACTCCGGTTGTGATAAAGATTGGTCCTTACAAGGAGGAAATTTTGTATGTTCTTGTCACGGATCTGTATTTACAACAGACGGAGAAGTAGTTAGCGGCCCAGCAAATGGTGATTTACAAAAATTTAGTGTTATTGTTGAAGAAGACATAGTTACAATAACGAAATGAAGAAAATTCTTATACTATTTCTTATATGGTGTTTTTCAGAGAACGCATTGTCACAAGCCTATATTACTGATGATGGTTCTATCAAATTTATCTCCAGAGCGCCACTTAATGAGTTTGATGGAAATTCTAGTTATTTGAATGGTTTAATTGATTTAGATAAAAACCTAGTTGATTTCTACATTGATTTGAACACCATAAAAACAGGGATTTCACTTAGGGATTCTCATATGAGGGATAGCTATTTAGAAACTAATGATTATCCTTATGCAGAATTTACAGGTACGATAGAGAATATTGAGCAGATTAATAAACAAACTTTACAGCGTGGTTTAAAAGTGGTTGCTAAAGGAGATTTCACCATTCATGGTGAAAAACAACAAAAAGAAATAAATGGAAGGTTAAAATTAAATGATGAAGGAAAATTAATTCTAGAAGCTAAATTTAAAGTAGCCTTGAAAGACCACAATATTGAAAAACCTTCCCTCCTAGGTTACGAACTTGCTGATGTTCAAGATGTAGAAATTAAAGCCATTTTAAATGAAAAATAAAAAATATTATTGTTTAGCATTAATATTAGTCTTCTCAATGGTGCAAACTAGTTATGCACAACTAGAGCGTAAACTTGTAAATAAAAATCCTGATGTTGAACTCACATTTGAGGCCCCAAGAAATATAAATTTACTTACCGTTGAACCTTTAGGTGCTAACAATCTTCATTGGGCAATTATGCATACTTTTGGCACCATTGATAATGGAGGACAAAACCTTTGGGGCATAGATAACGGAGCAAATATTAGATTAAGTTTTGAATATGGAATTAGTGATAGATGGTCTGTTGGCTTTGGAAGAAGTAGTTTAGACAAAGTATATGATTTTTATACACGATACCATATTATTAAGCAAAAGCTAGATGATTCAACACCACTTTCAATATCCGCTATGTTGAATTATGCTGTTAATACTAGCAATTATAAATTTTTAGGAACGGAAAACCCCACATTCAGACAACGTTCCTCTTACTTCGGTCAAATTATGTTGGCAAGAAAGTTTAATAAAAAATTAAGCCTTCAAATAAGTCCTATGGTCGCATATTTTGAAGACCCTCAAGATATATTCCTTAATAACAGCACGGAAGAAATAAATGCGGCTTTAGGCTTCTCTGGAAAATACAGAGCATTCGGCAGAAGTACGTTTACCGTTCAATTCATTCCTAATTTAACTAATGGCTTAAGACCAAATGTTGGGATTGGCTATGATTTGGAAGCTGGTGGTCACGTTTTTCAAATGTATTTTGTTACAGGCTCTAGTTTAAATGAACAATATTTACTGAGCTCACAAAATGGTGTTGTTGGCGAAGGTTTTCGATTAGGCTTTAACGTTAATCGAGTTTTCTCATTGGGGTCAAATGAGTAACATTTAACATTTGGATAATTTATATCTAAATTAATTTTTAGTAATTAGGAGTTATAAAACTACTTTAAAATGAAAAACCTAATAATTGTCTCATCAATTTTATTCTCGATCATTAGTTGTAAACAAAACCCTGAAAGCTATGAAAACATCGATTGGCAAGGTCATCGAGGTGCACGTGGGGTTTATCCTGAAAACACTTGGGCTGCCTTTCAATATGCTTTAGAACAAAACATGAATACTTTAGAAATGGATGTTGTCATTTCAAAAGATGGCAAAGTCGTTCTATCTCATGAGCCATTTCTAAATCATAAAATTTGCCTAGATACTGCAGGAAACCCAATTCCTGAGGCAGAGGAAAAAGAATGGAACATTTACAAAATGAACTACTCTGATTTACAAAAATGTGATTGTGGAACTATTCAAAATCCTGATTTTCCTAACCAGAAAACTTCCAGCTCATCGAAACCGCTTTTAATTGACATTATAAATAAAACAAAGTCTTATTGTGGTGAAAAAGGAATTGAATTACCTCATATGAATGTTGAAGTAAAATATGAGGAAGAAATGAAAGGTGAGTTTCATCCTGAAATTAAAGAATTTAACAAATTAGTATATAATGTGCTATCTGAAAATTACCCATCAGAGAAATGGAATATTCAATCATTTGATTTTAATGTATTAAAACACTTTCGCAAAAATTACCCAAAAGTAACTTTAGCAGCTTTAGTTTTTGAAAGTGGTGCATATGAGCAACAATTTGAAGACTTAGGCTTTACACCTGAAATTTACAGTCCTTATTTTCAATTAGTTGACAATGAAATGTTAACTGAATTACACGAACAAAATGTAAAGGTGATTCCGTGGACGGTAAATGAGGAAAAAGATGCCAAGAGACTTATAAAATTAGGCATAGATGGCATCATTACAGATTATCCGGAATTAGCCGACAAATTCCGTAAGAATCCTTAATTTTGCCTAAATATTAGAAATTAAAAAACCTGTTAGCTTTGAAAATTTAATAGCGAATTCGCTATTTTATTCCTCTTTAATTTTAATAGAAAAACCTAACAGGTTTCTGTTTTCGTTAAACTAAAGCGATCTCAGATTCACTAATTATAAAATACTAATTAATATTTATGTCTAATAAAAAATACGACATCTACGGGATTGGAAATGCCTTGGTAGATATCATAACTGAAGTTTCAGAAGAGTTCGTTTTGGCAAACAAGGTCGAAAAAGGCGTTATGACCTTGGTAGAAGAAGAAAGACAAGCGGAGCTATTAAATTCTATGAAAATCACTGAAGAACACATGCAAGGTGGTGGTTCAGCTGCTAACACATTGGTTGCTTCTAGTCAATTTGGCGCAAAAGGATTTTATTCTTGTAAGGTAGCTAATGACATGGAAGGTAAGTTCTTTTTGAAAGATTTAAAAGAAAATGGAATTGACACGGTTTTAACACCTGAAACTGCGCCTCACGGTACTACAGGAAAAGTATTGGTGATGACTACTCCTGATGCTGAAAGAACAATGAATACTTTTTTAGGGATAACCTCTGATTTTTCTGAAAAGGAAATTCATGAATACGCATTAAAAGATTCAAAATATTTATACCTAGAAGGCTATTTAGTAACATCAGAAAGTGGTTTAGCAGCTATGCAAAAGGCTAAAAAAATTGCTGAAGAAAACGATGTAAAAGTAGCCCTTACATTCTCTGATCCATCTATGGTTAAGTATTTCAAAGAACAAATGGAATCAGTAGTGGGTGCAAGTGTTGATATGTTATTCTGTAATGAAGAAGAAGCAGCACTTTTCACAGGAGAAAATGATATAAAAAGTATAAGAGAAGAACTTAAAAAAGTAGCAAAAAAGTTTGCAATTACTCAAGGTAAAAATGGAGCTATCATTTACGATGGTGATACCTTTATTGATATTGAACCTTATCAAGTTCAAGCAATAGACAGCAATGGTGCTGGTGATATGTTCGCAGGAGCATTTTTATTTGCCATTACACATGGGCATAGCTTCGCAGATGCTGGGAAATTAGCTTCTTTAGCAAGTTCTAAAATTGTAACACAATTAGGCCCAAGGTTAAGCTGGCCAGATGCCAAAGAAATCCTAAGCAGATGGACAGCTGAATAATAGGATGAACATTTAATCAAATGCCTTTCGATTTCTCGAAGGGCATTTTTTTTAATCACCTATGCTGGTCAATCAAAATCGTATTACCATCAGGATCCTTTAAGATAATATTTGCAGGACCTTCTTTACTTCCATCGGTTGCCTGTATTAGTTCTAATCCTTTTGATTTCAAATCCTTTTCAATTTTTCTAACATCATCAAAAGGATTGATATCTTCTCCATTCTCATTCCATCCTGGATTAAAAGTCAGAATATTTTCTTCAAACATTCCTTGAAATAAGCCTACTAAAGAGTTCTCATTATTCATGATGAGATAATTCTTATCTAAATCTCCACTTAAAACTTGGAAGCCTAACTTTTCATAAAATTCTTTGGAAACTTTAAGATCTTTAACTGCTAAGCTTATTGAAAATGCTCCTAATCTCATAATTTGATTGTATTGGTTCTTCAATCAAATTACAATTTTTTCAATAAAAAATGCATTCCGTAGCTGAATGACTTAATGTTTAGCAGATTTTAATTTCAATATTAAAAGATTAACTACAAATAAAGCGATCATTGTTATAGATATCATCAATATGTAAGTAGTTGCAAATGCAAGATTATGGCCAAAATTTAAGCCCACTTCATATACAGAAGCACTATCAAAATTAGTGAAAATTGAATAGACAAAAGTGAGTAAATAAGCAATGCCAATGAAGCTAAAAATAATTTTGAGGAATTTTTTAAGGTTTAGGTTGATCATAACAAAAGTATTTAAGGTTATTAAAATTCTAAGTCATATGAATTCATGAGTTTTCATTTATATTTATAAAGTTAAAAAAATATGGCAAGATCAGCATTTCTGATCCTGCCTAATATCTTAATTACAATATTGATTTAAATAATAATTAACGCTGCTGTCACCTAAGCTTTTCGCTTTATTCCAATCTTCACAAGCTTCAGTATCATTTTCCAATTGATAATTTACATTTCCTCTTAACTTATAATAAGAAGCGTCATCATTTTTTAATTCAATTGCTTTGTTTAAATCTTTTAAAGCTGGGAGAAAATTTTCAAGAACAGATTTAACATTTCCCCTGTAGTAATATGCCGAAGCATCTTCTGGGTTTAACTGAACTACTTTATCATAATCTTGTAAGGCACCTTCCCAATCTTCGGTTTCTTCTCTTAAAATTGCTCTGTTGTAATAAGCATCTGTATTATTAGGATCTAAAGTGATGGCCTTAGAATAATCTTCAGCTGCATATCTTACATTCCCTAAATACAAATAACACTGAGCCCTATACAAATAAATTGAAGCATCTGCTGGTGATGCCTCAGCAGCTTTGTTAAAATCATCTAAGGCTGCTTGATAATCTTCTAATTCTAAATACGACCTACCTCTTTTAAAATAAGAATCTGATTTAATAACATCTCCTTGAATTGCTCTTTCGAAGTAAGATACTGAGCCCACCCAGTCTTCTATTGCATAATATGATTCTGCTTTTATGTAAAATACTTGAGGGTTTCCTTCATCTAAATCTTCCAAAGCATCCACATCATCAATTACACCTTGATAGTTTTCCTTTTCATATCTTGCTACTGCCCTATTTTCATAAGCTCTGGCATAATCTGAATCTAAGGATAGCGCTTGATCATAATCTTTTATCGCTTCATCAATATTCCCTTGGAGCTGTTTAGCCTTACCTCTATTATTAAAATAAACCGCCTCATTTATTCCACCAGAAATAGCGGTATTATAATCGCTAATAGCTCCCGACAAATCATCCAATCTAAATTTAGTATTCCCTCTTAACGCATAAGCTTCATACAATTCTTTGTTGGCTGCAATTGCAATGTCAAAATCCTGAAGTGCATTCTGCCAATTGTTTAATGCATAATTGGATTTCGCTCTAAACAAATAAAGTTGATCCGCTTTGCTGCCAAATTCTTCGGCTTTATCGAAATCAGATAAAGCAATTTCATATTGCTCATTTCTAAAATTAATTACCCCTCTGTGAAAATAGGTTTCAGGGTGCTTATCCCCAAATGTAACTGCTTGATTCAAATCACTTAAGGCCGGATCAAGTTCTTCCTGTTGGAAATAGGCGTTACCTCTACCATAATATAAATCTGATGACTGATTCCCCATTTGAAATGCTTGATCCATCATATTAATGGTTTCACCATAATTCTCAAGATTATAATAACTTAATCCCATGCGTACATAAGTGTTATTGTCAACCTGACCCAATTCAACAGCCTTATTAAAATCAGTTAATGCACTCTCCCATGACTCTAAAAAGAAATGAGCATTTGCTCTATTTAATACACCTTGCGGATAATTAGGATCTATGGTAAGCGATTGGTTATAATCCTGTAAAGCTGCTTCGTAATTTCCAAGCTTTGCTTTTGCCTTACCTCTATTGTTATAAATGATTTCATCTTTTTGCCCTAAAGTAATAGCCTGATCATATGATTTAATTGCATCTTTAAATCTATCCTGACGGAATAAGGTATTAGCATAATTAAAATGAGTTGTTGGATTCTGTGTACCAAAGCCAATTGCTCTTTGAAGGAATTTACTTGCTTCCTCATATTGTTTTCCTTCGTATAAAGCATTACCCAAGTTTTCAACTACTTCTTTGTCTGTAACACCTTTGTCAATTGCTTTAGATAACTGTGTTGCTGCTTCCCTATAATTTTCAATGACAAAAAATGCATTCCCTATGTTGGCATACAATTCAGCTTCATCAATTCCACCTTCAATTGCTTTTTGATAATCGCTTATGGCTGGTCTATAATCTTCTTTGTTATATAAGATATTTCCTTTGAAATAATGTAATTGTGCATTTTTAACACCACCTGTGATTGCCGTTTGCATATTTTCTAAAGCCTTATCAAACTGCTGAGTTTGATAATAAGCCAAACCGAGCATTTCAGCCACCTGTGTACTTTTATTTTCTATTTTTTCTAAATCACTTATCGATCCACTATAATTCTTTTGCTGATAATAAGCTGTACCTCTGTTTAATAAGGCTTGTTCATAATCTGGTTTTTCTGTTAAAGCCAAATCATAATCTTTAACGGCTTCCGCTACCTTATCCTGTAAAAATTTAGCTTTCCCCCTATTGTTAAATAAAATAGGGTCTTTAGCTCCTAAATTCACAGCTTTTGTATAAGCCTCTTCAGCTCTAATTAAGTTTTGATTTCTAAAATATAAATTGCCTAAATTAAAATAAACATCAATAGATTTACTTCCCATATCGGAGGCTTTGGACAAGTCCATAATAGCCATATCTGCTGATTTCATTTCATTGTAGGCCAAGCCTCTTTTCTCATATAAGTTTATGCTTGTTTCACCTTGCTCTTCTGCTTTTGTTAAAGCTTCAGCAGCACTTCTAAAATTTCCAGCTTCAAATTGAGACTGACCTAAAGCATAATAGACTTGCTGTGTATTTTTCCCGCCTTGAATAGCAGAATTCAAAGCTCGCACTGCCTCTTCATAATTTTTCGTTTCGAAATAAGACAAGCCTATTATTTCATAATTATCTGCAGATCTATCCCCTCTCTGAAAAGCTTGCTTAACCGTTTCAATGGATTGCTCATACTCCTTTTTATTGAATTGAGCTTTTGCTAAAGCAGAAAATAAATCTGCTTCATTATAGGAGGCTTCTTTTGCTTTATTTAATGCAGCTATAGCTTTATCCCAATTTTGATTGGCATTTGCCATAAAGCCTTGATAGAGGAATAGCTTAGCCCCCGATGAACCTGATGCGATTGCTCTTTCAATGTTAATTTTAGCTTCTTGAGTATTCCCTGCTTCATATAATAAAATAGCATATTCTTCAAAAACTTCTGGTGACTTTGCTCCAGCTGCAATGGCTTTTTTGAAATACGAAATAGCTCCTTCATTTTGATTTAATTCAATTTTAGCTTTTGCTGCATTTTTGAAAAGAGTAGTATCGTTTACACCAAATGAAATAGCCCTTTCTAAATTTTGAATTGATTCTTGATATGCTCCTCTTTCATATTGAGCTGTACCTAGCAATTGAAAAATCTCTCCATCATTCGCACCTCTTTCTACAGCAGCTTTAAAATCAGCTATTGCTCTATCACTTTGGGAATCCTTTAAATAGGCAATCCCTCTGTTTTTGTAAGTTTTAACCTCATTATTGCCTCCACTAATTGCTTTACCGTAATTAATGATCGCTTCACTGTATTTCTCAGTATTAAATTGAGCTTCTGCTAATTGAAGAAATACTTCTTGATCATTAGTACCTTGCTGAATTGCTTTTTTGTAATCTTCAATTGCTTTTGACCAATCCTCTGTTTTGAAATAAGCGGCTCCTCGGTTTTCTAGTGCAGTTTGATAATTAGCTTTTAATCCTAATGATGTAGTATAATCAGCAATTGCAGCCTCATATTTTTCAGTTAGAAATTTAGCTTTCCCTCTATTATTGAATAAGATCTCAGATTCATATCCCAACTTCTCTGCCTGATCATAAGCATTTATTGCGTTGGCATATTTCTCATTTTTGAAGTATGCATTCCCTAAATAATAGCTCACTTTCGGATCTTTGAATTCTAATTCAACTGCCTTTTCCAAATCAGGAATGGCTTGACTGATTTGATCCAATTCGTAATGAGAAATCCCTTTATAGGCATACCATTTAGCCTCATTAACTTTTTCTTTTTGAGCTTGTGCAAAATCATTAATTGCTTCAGTATACTTATTAAGCTCAAAGTATGCGAAAGCCCTAATTGAATAAGCTCTAGGGCTAGATTTTATTTTAAAAGCATTGGTTAGATTTGAAATTGTCTTATTATAATCTTTAGCTTCAAATGCTGAGAAGCCTGCCATCTTCCATGCAAAATCATCTTTCGGATTTTGGTTAGCAAACTTTTCAAATGTATTAATTGAATTAGCCCAATCTTCACTTGCATAAGCATTCAATGCAGATAATAAATGTGCGTTTTCACTAATCCTATTGGTAAAATTTGAAAACCCATTGGTGATTGGGTTGGCCTTTTCTAATCGAGATATATCAATAATTACGGCTCCATTTATGCCATCCGCCTTATTTAAAATAAAGCCTTGAATTTTATCATTTTCTACAACAGCGGCTCCAATAGCATCTTTATTCAGATTATCAGGTATTACGGCAAAAACACCATATCCTTCTATTTCAGAAGCACTCGCTACACTAACATTCGATTTTTTCACATCCTGTATAGCATCAGCTCTTAGCATATTAAAACTGGCTCCTTTCTTAATAATTCCTTCCCCAAGATTAGC is drawn from Marivirga arenosa and contains these coding sequences:
- a CDS encoding VOC family protein, whose translation is MRLGAFSISLAVKDLKVSKEFYEKLGFQVLSGDLDKNYLIMNNENSLVGLFQGMFEENILTFNPGWNENGEDINPFDDVRKIEKDLKSKGLELIQATDGSKEGPANIILKDPDGNTILIDQHR
- a CDS encoding tetratricopeptide repeat protein encodes the protein MVKIYRNILTLILFISSAIAFSQTEQSLYFVQTYNGAGQPLQKGTAIIIDGQGTGVTHQNLFLEATSAKVFTQDSSVHNISTINAHDPASGLVKFAVDNNLTIKFQKANLGEGIIKKGASFNMLRADAIQDVKKSNVSVASASEIEGYGVFAVIPDNLNKDAIGAAVVENDKIQGFILNKADGINGAVIIDISRLEKANPITNGFSNFTNRISENAHLLSALNAYASEDWANSINTFEKFANQNPKDDFAWKMAGFSAFEAKDYNKTISNLTNAFKIKSSPRAYSIRAFAYFELNKYTEAINDFAQAQKEKVNEAKWYAYKGISHYELDQISQAIPDLEKAVELEFKDPKVSYYLGNAYFKNEKYANAINAYDQAEKLGYESEILFNNRGKAKFLTEKYEAAIADYTTSLGLKANYQTALENRGAAYFKTEDWSKAIEDYKKAIQQGTNDQEVFLQLAEAQFNTEKYSEAIINYGKAISGGNNEVKTYKNRGIAYLKDSQSDRAIADFKAAVERGANDGEIFQLLGTAQYERGAYQESIQNLERAISFGVNDTTLFKNAAKAKIELNQNEGAISYFKKAIAAGAKSPEVFEEYAILLYEAGNTQEAKINIERAIASGSSGAKLFLYQGFMANANQNWDKAIAALNKAKEASYNEADLFSALAKAQFNKKEYEQSIETVKQAFQRGDRSADNYEIIGLSYFETKNYEEAVRALNSAIQGGKNTQQVYYALGQSQFEAGNFRSAAEALTKAEEQGETSINLYEKRGLAYNEMKSADMAIMDLSKASDMGSKSIDVYFNLGNLYFRNQNLIRAEEAYTKAVNLGAKDPILFNNRGKAKFLQDKVAEAVKDYDLALTEKPDYEQALLNRGTAYYQQKNYSGSISDLEKIENKSTQVAEMLGLAYYQTQQFDKALENMQTAITGGVKNAQLHYFKGNILYNKEDYRPAISDYQKAIEGGIDEAELYANIGNAFFVIENYREAATQLSKAIDKGVTDKEVVENLGNALYEGKQYEEASKFLQRAIGFGTQNPTTHFNYANTLFRQDRFKDAIKSYDQAITLGQKDEIIYNNRGKAKAKLGNYEAALQDYNQSLTIDPNYPQGVLNRANAHFFLESWESALTDFNKAVELGQVDNNTYVRMGLSYYNLENYGETINMMDQAFQMGNQSSDLYYGRGNAYFQQEELDPALSDLNQAVTFGDKHPETYFHRGVINFRNEQYEIALSDFDKAEEFGSKADQLYLFRAKSNYALNNWQNALQDFDIAIAANKELYEAYALRGNTKFRLDDLSGAISDYNTAISGGINEAVYFNNRGKAKQLQGNIDEAIKDYDQALSLDSDYARAYENRAVARYEKENYQGVIDDVDALEDLDEGNPQVFYIKAESYYAIEDWVGSVSYFERAIQGDVIKSDSYFKRGRSYLELEDYQAALDDFNKAAEASPADASIYLYRAQCYLYLGNVRYAAEDYSKAITLDPNNTDAYYNRAILREETEDWEGALQDYDKVVQLNPEDASAYYYRGNVKSVLENFLPALKDLNKAIELKNDDASYYKLRGNVNYQLENDTEACEDWNKAKSLGDSSVNYYLNQYCN
- a CDS encoding adenosine kinase — encoded protein: MSNKKYDIYGIGNALVDIITEVSEEFVLANKVEKGVMTLVEEERQAELLNSMKITEEHMQGGGSAANTLVASSQFGAKGFYSCKVANDMEGKFFLKDLKENGIDTVLTPETAPHGTTGKVLVMTTPDAERTMNTFLGITSDFSEKEIHEYALKDSKYLYLEGYLVTSESGLAAMQKAKKIAEENDVKVALTFSDPSMVKYFKEQMESVVGASVDMLFCNEEEAALFTGENDIKSIREELKKVAKKFAITQGKNGAIIYDGDTFIDIEPYQVQAIDSNGAGDMFAGAFLFAITHGHSFADAGKLASLASSKIVTQLGPRLSWPDAKEILSRWTAE
- a CDS encoding glycerophosphodiester phosphodiesterase family protein → MKNLIIVSSILFSIISCKQNPESYENIDWQGHRGARGVYPENTWAAFQYALEQNMNTLEMDVVISKDGKVVLSHEPFLNHKICLDTAGNPIPEAEEKEWNIYKMNYSDLQKCDCGTIQNPDFPNQKTSSSSKPLLIDIINKTKSYCGEKGIELPHMNVEVKYEEEMKGEFHPEIKEFNKLVYNVLSENYPSEKWNIQSFDFNVLKHFRKNYPKVTLAALVFESGAYEQQFEDLGFTPEIYSPYFQLVDNEMLTELHEQNVKVIPWTVNEEKDAKRLIKLGIDGIITDYPELADKFRKNP